In Wenyingzhuangia fucanilytica, the following are encoded in one genomic region:
- a CDS encoding phosphoenolpyruvate carboxylase, which translates to MSKQTKLSRFNDSVLAKYQVYNSVFATLPFDSVEKTGTLLPLFNESCIEGFKNGKTPTEIVDEFFTKYKSDSTEEDKISFLFKFIQYIERQVVLFDAIEDAAFPIVNNMAGVGTLRNIKEEASSKRVRNELKHYLEEFKTRLVLTAHPTQFYPGTVLTILTDLQEAIKNDDLSLIKKLLAQLGRTTFFAEKKPTPYDEAISLIWYLENVFYHSISKIYDYIHYHLFDGEDIKNEIITLGFWPCGDRDGNPFVTTETTLRVARKLRQTILKNYFRDVRQLKRRLTFPGVYEIMNEIESALYDSCITENSPVRISVKSLLSKMNAIKKTLKEEHSNLFVEEVDSFINKVKIFGFHFATMDIRQDSRVHHDVFTGIVKELQEKGDNTFPKNYLELSPDEQIQVLAKVKGDIDPEQFSEEMVVRTLGSMRAISTIQEDNGERGANRYIISNNQTALNVMETFAMLNLSGFEEGLKVDVAPLFETVDDLEIAPQVMRQLYSIPEYREHVAARGNKQNIMLGFSDGTKDGGYLMANWGIYKAKEELSKVSREFGIKVIFFDGRGGPPARGGGKTSKFYASLGENIENKEIQLTIQGQTISSNFGNLDSSQYNIEQLLGAGITNKIFNDPMNASLSDEQKGLMEDLAELSFKAYSDFKNHEMFIPYLERMSTLKYYGKANIGSRPSKRAKSDSLNFGDLRAIPFVGSWSQLKQNVPGFFGVGTAFKKYKDAGEFDKVQDLYNNSNFFKTLLENSVMSMEKSNFALTNYMAKDEEFGAFWNIIHDEYLLTKELLLELAGHKELMQNFPDGKASIAVRDSIVLPLLTIQQYALREVQLMNKPGATPDQKRLETFEKIVTRSLFGNTNASRNSA; encoded by the coding sequence ATGTCTAAACAAACCAAATTATCAAGATTCAACGATAGCGTTCTTGCTAAGTATCAGGTTTACAATAGTGTTTTTGCTACTTTACCCTTTGACAGTGTAGAAAAAACAGGAACATTGTTACCTTTATTTAACGAGAGCTGTATAGAAGGTTTTAAAAACGGAAAAACTCCCACAGAAATTGTAGATGAGTTCTTTACTAAATACAAATCTGATTCCACAGAAGAAGACAAAATTAGTTTCCTTTTCAAGTTTATTCAATACATAGAACGTCAAGTTGTATTGTTTGATGCTATAGAAGATGCTGCTTTCCCTATTGTAAACAATATGGCTGGAGTAGGAACTTTAAGAAATATTAAAGAAGAAGCAAGTTCTAAACGAGTTAGAAACGAACTTAAACATTATTTAGAGGAATTTAAAACTAGATTAGTTTTAACAGCTCACCCAACACAATTTTACCCAGGTACTGTTTTAACAATTTTAACAGACTTACAAGAAGCTATTAAAAATGATGACTTAAGCTTAATTAAGAAATTATTAGCTCAATTAGGTAGAACTACATTTTTTGCAGAGAAAAAACCAACTCCATATGATGAAGCTATTAGCTTAATATGGTACTTAGAAAATGTATTTTACCACTCTATTAGTAAAATCTACGATTATATTCACTACCATTTATTTGATGGTGAAGACATCAAAAACGAAATTATTACTCTAGGATTCTGGCCTTGTGGAGATAGAGATGGGAACCCATTTGTAACTACAGAAACAACTTTAAGAGTTGCTAGAAAACTAAGACAAACTATTTTAAAGAACTACTTTAGAGATGTTCGTCAATTAAAGCGTAGACTTACTTTCCCAGGAGTTTACGAAATTATGAACGAAATTGAATCTGCTTTATACGATAGCTGTATTACAGAAAATTCTCCTGTTAGAATTTCAGTAAAATCGTTATTAAGCAAGATGAATGCGATTAAGAAAACTTTAAAAGAAGAGCACAGTAATTTATTTGTAGAAGAAGTAGATAGCTTTATCAACAAAGTAAAAATCTTTGGATTCCACTTTGCTACAATGGACATTCGTCAAGACAGCCGTGTACACCACGATGTATTTACTGGAATTGTTAAAGAGTTACAAGAAAAAGGAGATAACACTTTCCCTAAAAACTACTTAGAATTAAGTCCAGATGAACAAATTCAAGTATTAGCTAAGGTAAAAGGAGATATCGATCCAGAACAATTCTCTGAAGAAATGGTAGTTAGAACTTTAGGTTCTATGAGAGCAATCTCAACCATACAAGAAGACAATGGAGAAAGAGGTGCTAATAGATATATTATTAGTAACAACCAAACTGCCTTAAACGTAATGGAAACATTCGCTATGCTAAATCTTTCTGGATTTGAAGAAGGTTTAAAAGTTGATGTTGCTCCGTTATTTGAAACAGTAGATGACTTAGAAATTGCTCCTCAGGTAATGAGACAATTATATTCTATTCCAGAATACCGTGAGCATGTTGCAGCTAGAGGAAACAAACAAAACATTATGTTAGGATTCTCTGATGGTACTAAAGACGGTGGGTATTTAATGGCTAACTGGGGAATCTACAAAGCAAAAGAAGAGTTATCTAAAGTATCTCGTGAATTCGGAATTAAAGTAATATTCTTTGACGGACGTGGTGGACCACCTGCTCGTGGAGGAGGAAAAACTTCTAAATTCTACGCTTCTTTAGGAGAAAATATTGAAAATAAAGAGATTCAGTTAACCATTCAAGGGCAAACTATTAGTTCTAACTTTGGTAACTTAGATTCTTCTCAATACAACATAGAACAATTATTAGGAGCTGGTATTACCAACAAAATATTTAACGATCCAATGAACGCATCTTTATCAGATGAGCAAAAAGGATTGATGGAAGATTTAGCAGAATTAAGCTTTAAAGCATATTCAGACTTTAAGAACCATGAAATGTTTATTCCTTACTTAGAAAGAATGAGTACTTTAAAGTACTACGGTAAAGCAAACATTGGATCTCGTCCATCTAAGCGTGCTAAATCAGATTCTTTAAACTTTGGTGATTTAAGAGCTATTCCTTTTGTTGGGTCTTGGTCACAATTAAAGCAAAATGTACCAGGATTCTTTGGTGTAGGAACTGCATTTAAAAAGTATAAAGATGCTGGTGAGTTTGATAAAGTTCAAGACTTATACAACAACTCTAACTTCTTTAAAACATTGTTAGAAAACAGTGTAATGTCTATGGAAAAATCAAACTTTGCTTTGACTAACTACATGGCGAAAGATGAAGAATTTGGTGCATTCTGGAACATTATTCACGATGAGTATTTATTAACTAAAGAATTGTTGTTAGAATTAGCAGGTCACAAAGAATTGATGCAAAACTTCCCTGACGGAAAAGCATCTATTGCTGTACGTGATTCTATTGTATTACCTCTTTTAACTATACAACAATATGCTTTAAGAGAAGTACAATTAATGAACAAGCCTGGTGCTACACCTGATCAAAAACGATTAGAGACTTTTGAAAAAATTGTCACTAGATCTTTATTTGGTAACACCAACGCAAGTAGAAACTCTGCTTAA
- a CDS encoding PfkB family carbohydrate kinase, with protein MSKLLVIGTVAFDAIETPFGKTDKILGGAGTYIGLSASNFKNVDTGLVSIVGNDFPQEYFDLLHSKNINTEGIEVVKDGKTFFWGGKYHDNMNKRDTLITELNVLEHFNPVVPEKYKDAEIVMLGNLHPLVQNAALEQMNKKPKMVVLDTMNFWMDIALDDLKTLLKKVDVITINDEEAQQLSGEYSLVKAAAIIHEMGPEYVIIKKGEHGALLFHKDKMFFAPALPLADVFDPTGAGDTFAGGFTGYLAQEGELSFDNIKNAVIWGSNLASFTVEKFGVERIAGVTYAEVDERLSKFKELTKFSL; from the coding sequence ATGAGTAAATTATTGGTTATAGGAACAGTAGCTTTTGATGCTATTGAAACGCCTTTTGGAAAAACAGATAAAATTTTAGGAGGAGCAGGAACTTATATTGGGTTATCTGCTAGTAATTTTAAAAATGTAGACACTGGTTTGGTGTCTATTGTTGGTAACGATTTTCCACAAGAGTATTTTGATTTATTACACAGTAAAAACATCAATACAGAAGGAATTGAAGTTGTAAAAGACGGGAAAACTTTTTTTTGGGGAGGAAAGTATCATGATAACATGAACAAGAGAGATACTTTAATTACTGAATTAAATGTATTAGAGCATTTTAATCCTGTAGTTCCAGAAAAATATAAAGATGCAGAAATTGTTATGTTAGGAAATTTACATCCTTTAGTTCAAAATGCAGCTTTAGAACAAATGAATAAAAAGCCAAAAATGGTAGTGCTTGATACTATGAATTTTTGGATGGATATTGCTTTAGATGATTTAAAGACTTTGCTAAAAAAAGTAGATGTAATTACCATAAATGATGAAGAAGCACAGCAGTTAAGTGGAGAATATTCTTTAGTAAAAGCAGCAGCAATTATTCATGAAATGGGACCTGAATATGTGATTATTAAAAAGGGAGAACACGGAGCCTTATTGTTTCATAAAGACAAAATGTTTTTTGCTCCAGCATTACCATTAGCAGATGTTTTTGATCCTACCGGAGCTGGAGATACTTTTGCAGGTGGATTTACAGGATATTTAGCACAAGAAGGAGAGTTGTCGTTCGATAATATTAAAAATGCAGTGATTTGGGGATCTAATTTAGCCTCTTTTACCGTAGAAAAATTTGGGGTAGAACGCATTGCAGGTGTTACTTACGCTGAGGTTGATGAGCGTTTGTCGAAATTTAAGGAGTTAACGAAATTTTCTTTGTAA
- a CDS encoding amidophosphoribosyltransferase, with product MCGIAMVRLLKPLEYYKEKYGTAFYGVNKMYLLMEKQHNRGQDGAGFASIKFNVNPGSRYISRIRSNKQQPIQHIFKKINQRISETVDANPDKKDDVAWLEENTPFIGNLFLGHARYGTFGGNSIENVHPFLRQSNWRHKNLIVAGNFNMTNSKQLLDELIELGQHPKESTDTVTVMEKIGHFLDDQVESIYQEIKEDYTKKEASPVIAEKVDIVRILKRATRSFDGGYAMAGLLGHGDAFVMRDPAGIRPTFYYKDDEVLVVASERPVIQTAFNLKMEKVKELEPGHAIIAKKNGKVSVEKILEPLEKKACSFERIYFSRGGDADIYQERKDLGVRVFPQIIESINGDIENTVFSYIPNTAETSYYGMCEAAEDFLNTQKTEKILTGGKNLSAQEVSDILAIRPRFEKLAIKDAKLRTFITSDDSRDDLVAHVYDVTYGVVKKDDNIVIIDDSIVRGTTLKKSIIKILDRTQPKKIVVVSSAPQIRYPDCYGIDMAKLGDFIAFRAAIELLKETGQYQIVTDVYNKCLKQRSKDDAGIKNFVKEVYKPFTPEQISAKISEMLKTSEINAEVEIIFQTIEGLHAACPNHTGDWYFTGDYPTDGGKRVVNEAFINFYEGNNKRAY from the coding sequence ATGTGTGGTATTGCAATGGTGAGGTTGCTAAAACCTTTAGAGTATTATAAGGAAAAATATGGTACAGCTTTTTACGGAGTAAATAAGATGTACTTGCTAATGGAAAAACAACACAATCGTGGTCAAGATGGTGCTGGTTTTGCAAGTATTAAATTTAATGTAAATCCTGGTAGCAGATACATTAGCAGAATACGTTCTAACAAGCAGCAGCCTATTCAGCATATTTTTAAAAAAATAAACCAACGTATTAGTGAAACTGTAGATGCAAATCCTGATAAAAAGGATGATGTAGCTTGGTTAGAAGAAAATACGCCTTTTATTGGTAATTTGTTTTTAGGTCATGCCAGATACGGAACTTTTGGAGGAAACTCTATAGAAAATGTTCATCCGTTTTTACGTCAAAGTAACTGGAGACATAAGAACTTAATTGTTGCTGGTAACTTTAACATGACAAACTCTAAACAATTGTTAGATGAGTTGATTGAGTTAGGGCAGCACCCAAAAGAAAGTACAGATACTGTTACGGTAATGGAAAAAATTGGTCACTTTTTAGATGATCAGGTGGAATCTATTTACCAAGAAATTAAAGAAGACTATACTAAAAAAGAAGCTTCTCCTGTAATTGCAGAGAAGGTAGATATTGTTAGAATTTTAAAAAGAGCTACTCGTAGTTTTGATGGAGGTTATGCTATGGCGGGGTTGTTAGGTCATGGAGATGCTTTTGTAATGAGAGATCCTGCGGGAATCCGTCCTACTTTTTATTATAAAGATGATGAGGTTTTAGTAGTAGCATCAGAAAGACCTGTAATTCAAACAGCTTTTAACCTAAAAATGGAAAAAGTTAAAGAGTTAGAGCCTGGTCACGCTATTATTGCTAAAAAGAATGGTAAGGTGTCTGTAGAGAAAATTTTAGAGCCATTAGAGAAAAAAGCATGTTCTTTTGAGCGTATTTATTTTTCTAGAGGAGGAGATGCAGATATTTATCAAGAGAGAAAAGATTTAGGGGTACGTGTGTTTCCTCAAATCATAGAAAGTATTAACGGAGATATAGAAAATACAGTATTCTCTTATATTCCTAACACTGCAGAAACTTCTTATTACGGAATGTGCGAAGCAGCTGAGGATTTCCTTAATACTCAAAAAACAGAAAAAATATTAACAGGAGGTAAAAACCTTAGTGCTCAAGAAGTAAGTGATATTTTAGCTATTAGACCTCGTTTTGAAAAATTAGCGATTAAAGATGCTAAGTTAAGAACGTTTATTACTTCTGATGATAGTCGTGATGACTTGGTAGCTCACGTTTATGATGTGACTTACGGAGTGGTTAAAAAAGATGATAATATTGTAATTATTGATGATAGTATTGTTCGTGGAACTACTTTAAAAAAGAGTATCATCAAAATATTAGATAGAACACAGCCTAAAAAAATTGTAGTAGTTTCTTCTGCACCACAAATTCGTTACCCAGATTGTTATGGTATTGATATGGCTAAATTGGGTGATTTTATTGCCTTTAGAGCTGCTATAGAATTGTTAAAAGAAACAGGTCAATATCAAATTGTAACAGATGTTTATAACAAATGTCTTAAACAACGTAGTAAAGACGATGCTGGAATTAAAAACTTTGTAAAAGAGGTTTATAAGCCTTTTACACCAGAGCAAATTTCTGCTAAAATTTCAGAGATGTTAAAAACATCAGAAATTAATGCTGAGGTTGAAATTATTTTCCAAACAATAGAAGGGTTACATGCTGCTTGTCCAAACCACACAGGAGATTGGTACTTTACTGGAGATTATCCTACAGATGGAGGAAAACGTGTAGTAAATGAAGCTTTTATTAATTTTTACGAAGGAAACAATAAAAGAGCTTATTAA
- a CDS encoding DUF3124 domain-containing protein, which yields MKNLFLLIFSITLLASCKEKQEISSINPINWEKRITKLTDSTLTLGTTHLSVYSQVYSYTEHKKHGLTVTVSLRNTDRKDTIYLKKADYYDTHGELIRSYFKHPIYLTPMETVEIVIDETDQEGGTGGNFMFDWAIKPNSNKPLFEAVMISTSGQQGLSFSTTGVEVH from the coding sequence ATGAAAAACTTATTTTTACTTATTTTTTCGATAACACTTCTTGCTTCTTGTAAAGAAAAACAAGAAATCAGCTCTATAAATCCTATAAACTGGGAAAAAAGAATTACTAAGCTTACAGACAGTACTCTAACCTTAGGAACTACACATTTATCTGTATACTCACAAGTATATAGTTATACAGAACACAAAAAACACGGACTTACCGTTACTGTAAGTTTGAGAAACACGGATAGAAAAGACACCATTTACTTAAAAAAAGCAGACTATTACGATACTCATGGAGAATTGATAAGATCTTATTTTAAACACCCTATTTATTTAACCCCAATGGAAACTGTTGAAATTGTTATTGACGAAACAGACCAAGAAGGTGGAACAGGTGGTAATTTTATGTTTGATTGGGCTATTAAACCAAACAGTAACAAACCTTTATTTGAAGCTGTGATGATTTCAACTTCTGGACAACAAGGACTATCTTTTAGTACAACAGGCGTTGAAGTACATTAA
- a CDS encoding endonuclease/exonuclease/phosphatase family protein — protein MTKENLFSIAFYNTENLFDYKDDEHTLDSDYTPSGRKKWGHYRYQHKVNKIAKVISKIGTTDCMFPPVLVGLAEVETKQVALDIIHSEVLRYLNYDCVHYDSPDERGIDVALLYHKDFFELISSEAIPVQVFETNGVKDDTRDILYVKGNLYGELTHVFVNHWPSRRKGVDKTHLKRIALANILNYRIDQILADDPQAKIIIMGDFNDDPSSESIAKHLVSDRIHNPMEKLLTPKQGTLIHNGVWHLFDQILYSNAFKDSPSNQFKKADIYNEDFLTDWTGRNKGEPLRTYIGKFYRGGFSDHFPVYAIFKK, from the coding sequence GTGACTAAAGAAAATTTATTTTCAATTGCTTTTTATAATACCGAAAACTTATTTGATTATAAGGATGACGAACATACTCTAGATTCAGATTACACCCCTAGCGGACGAAAAAAATGGGGACATTATAGATATCAGCACAAAGTAAATAAAATAGCTAAAGTGATTTCTAAAATAGGAACTACAGACTGTATGTTCCCTCCTGTTTTAGTTGGATTGGCCGAAGTAGAAACCAAACAAGTTGCGCTTGATATTATCCATTCTGAAGTATTACGTTATTTAAATTACGACTGTGTTCACTACGATTCTCCTGATGAAAGAGGAATTGATGTAGCTCTTTTATATCATAAAGATTTTTTTGAATTAATTTCTTCTGAAGCGATTCCTGTACAAGTTTTTGAAACCAATGGAGTAAAAGATGACACTAGAGATATTCTTTATGTTAAAGGTAATTTATATGGAGAGCTTACTCATGTTTTTGTAAATCATTGGCCCTCTAGAAGAAAAGGAGTAGATAAAACACATTTAAAAAGAATTGCTTTAGCTAACATTTTAAATTACAGAATTGATCAAATATTAGCAGATGATCCGCAAGCCAAAATTATCATTATGGGTGATTTTAATGATGACCCTAGCTCTGAAAGTATCGCCAAACATTTGGTGTCCGATCGTATTCACAACCCAATGGAAAAATTACTAACACCAAAACAAGGAACTTTAATTCATAATGGGGTTTGGCATTTATTCGATCAAATCTTATACAGTAACGCTTTTAAAGACAGCCCAAGTAATCAATTTAAAAAAGCGGACATTTACAACGAAGATTTTTTAACAGATTGGACAGGCAGAAACAAAGGAGAACCTTTAAGAACTTATATTGGTAAATTTTACAGAGGTGGTTTTAGCGATCATTTTCCAGTATATGCTATTTTTAAAAAATAG
- a CDS encoding DUF2480 family protein has product MDEIVNRVANSPLKNIDLEDFYLPGERVLFDIKDWLYEGIILREKDFRNKVADFDWSTLQDKYVAFTCSADAIIPSWAYLLLASHASTFVKKCVVGDLNTLETVLYTEIIFKFDISQFEDKPVIIKGCANKPIPESAYTLLISKLLPVAKNIMYGEACSTVPLYKKTNKH; this is encoded by the coding sequence ATGGATGAAATTGTAAACAGAGTAGCCAATAGCCCTTTAAAAAATATTGATCTAGAAGATTTTTATCTTCCTGGAGAACGTGTTTTGTTTGATATTAAAGATTGGCTTTACGAAGGAATTATTTTAAGGGAAAAAGACTTTAGAAATAAAGTAGCCGATTTTGATTGGTCTACACTACAGGATAAATATGTGGCTTTTACTTGTAGTGCAGATGCCATTATCCCATCGTGGGCATATTTATTATTAGCAAGTCATGCATCTACATTTGTTAAAAAATGTGTGGTTGGTGACTTAAATACTTTAGAAACAGTTTTGTATACTGAAATAATTTTTAAATTTGACATAAGTCAATTTGAAGACAAACCTGTTATTATTAAAGGCTGTGCTAATAAACCAATACCAGAATCTGCATATACTTTATTAATCAGCAAGCTGCTTCCTGTTGCTAAAAACATCATGTACGGTGAGGCTTGCTCTACTGTACCTTTATATAAAAAAACTAATAAACATTAA
- the hflX gene encoding GTPase HflX has translation MIEEKKVTSEKTVLVGVITQHQDEAKSTEYLDELEFLVTTAGGNAVKRFVQKLEKPHPKTFIGTGKLEDVKAYIDSHDIGTVIFDDELSPAQLRNIEKILDTKILDRTTLILDIFAQRAETSYARTQVALAQCQYMLPRLTKLWSHLDKQKGGIGMRGPGETEIETDRRIVRDQIALLKKKLETIDKQMAVQRKNRGKMVRVALVGYTNVGKSTLMNVISKSEVFAEDKLFATLDTTVRKVVIKNIPFLMTDTVGFIRKLPTQLVESFKSTLDEVREADLLLHVVDISHPTFEDHINSVNVILEEIESANKPTLMVFNKIDSYKHDTIDDDDLVTEKTEKHFTLDELKNSWMSKIDDECVFISALNKDNMEDFKEKVFDMVREIHTKRFPYNNYLYSEYDQDGNKI, from the coding sequence ATGATAGAAGAAAAGAAAGTAACCTCAGAAAAAACAGTGTTGGTGGGTGTGATCACACAGCATCAAGATGAGGCTAAGTCTACGGAATACTTAGATGAATTAGAATTTTTGGTAACCACAGCTGGTGGGAATGCCGTAAAAAGATTTGTCCAAAAGTTAGAAAAACCTCACCCTAAAACCTTTATAGGTACTGGAAAATTAGAGGATGTAAAAGCATATATTGATTCACATGATATAGGAACCGTTATTTTTGATGACGAGTTGTCTCCCGCACAATTGCGAAATATAGAAAAGATATTAGATACCAAAATATTAGATAGGACTACTCTAATCTTAGATATTTTTGCGCAACGTGCAGAAACTAGTTATGCAAGAACTCAAGTAGCCTTGGCACAATGTCAATACATGTTACCAAGATTAACAAAACTTTGGTCTCACTTAGATAAACAAAAAGGGGGGATTGGAATGCGTGGTCCTGGAGAAACAGAAATTGAAACGGATAGACGTATTGTAAGGGATCAGATTGCTTTGTTAAAAAAGAAATTGGAGACTATTGATAAGCAGATGGCTGTGCAACGAAAGAATCGTGGTAAAATGGTTCGTGTGGCTTTGGTAGGATATACCAACGTAGGGAAATCTACTTTGATGAACGTGATTAGTAAAAGTGAAGTATTTGCCGAAGATAAATTGTTTGCAACTTTAGATACCACAGTGCGTAAAGTGGTGATTAAAAATATTCCTTTTTTAATGACAGATACGGTTGGATTTATCAGAAAGTTACCTACGCAGTTAGTAGAATCATTTAAATCGACCTTAGATGAAGTTCGTGAAGCAGATTTATTACTACATGTGGTTGATATTTCTCATCCTACTTTTGAAGATCACATCAATTCTGTAAATGTTATTTTAGAAGAAATAGAAAGTGCTAATAAACCAACTTTGATGGTTTTTAATAAAATTGATAGTTACAAACACGATACTATTGATGATGATGATTTGGTGACAGAAAAAACTGAAAAGCACTTTACTCTTGATGAGTTAAAAAACTCGTGGATGTCTAAAATTGATGATGAATGTGTGTTTATATCTGCATTGAATAAAGACAATATGGAAGATTTTAAAGAAAAAGTTTTTGATATGGTTCGTGAAATACATACCAAGCGTTTTCCTTATAACAACTATCTGTACTCAGAGTACGATCAAGATGGAAATAAAATTTAA
- a CDS encoding iron-sulfur cluster assembly protein: MNHEETVEIGDKIVNVLKTIYDPEIPVDIYELGLIYDVLVNDKGQAKILMTLTSPNCPVAETMPKEVEEKVCALEELESVEVELTFDPTWTQDMMSEEAKLELGFL, from the coding sequence ATGAATCACGAAGAAACTGTAGAAATAGGAGATAAAATTGTAAATGTGTTAAAAACAATTTACGATCCAGAAATCCCTGTAGACATATACGAATTAGGATTAATTTATGATGTCTTAGTTAACGATAAAGGTCAAGCTAAAATATTAATGACCTTAACATCGCCAAACTGTCCTGTAGCCGAAACCATGCCTAAGGAGGTAGAAGAAAAAGTTTGTGCCTTAGAAGAGCTTGAAAGTGTTGAAGTTGAATTGACTTTTGACCCAACATGGACACAAGACATGATGAGCGAAGAAGCTAAATTAGAATTAGGATTTCTATAA
- a CDS encoding SufE family protein — protein sequence MTIKEIQEEIVDEFTMFDDWMQRYEYMIELGKSVPVIDEQYKTDNNLIKGCQSKVWLHSELNGDKIQFTADSDAIITKGIVAVLLRVFNDQSPKDILEAEMDFIDEIGLKEHLSPTRANGLVSMIKQIKLYALGMQSKLNA from the coding sequence ATGACTATCAAAGAAATACAAGAGGAAATTGTAGACGAGTTTACAATGTTTGATGATTGGATGCAACGCTATGAGTATATGATAGAGCTTGGTAAATCTGTACCAGTAATTGATGAGCAATACAAAACAGATAACAATCTTATCAAAGGATGTCAATCTAAAGTTTGGTTACACTCAGAATTAAACGGAGATAAAATTCAGTTTACCGCTGATAGTGATGCTATTATCACCAAAGGAATTGTAGCTGTATTGTTACGCGTTTTTAACGACCAATCTCCTAAAGATATATTGGAGGCTGAAATGGATTTTATTGATGAAATTGGTTTAAAAGAACATTTATCGCCTACAAGAGCCAATGGCTTAGTATCAATGATCAAACAAATAAAATTATACGCATTAGGAATGCAAAGTAAATTAAATGCCTAA
- a CDS encoding DUF3078 domain-containing protein yields MKKISALALLLCATITFAQEKESNWKKGGVFTLLFNQSAYNKDWQGGGVNNIATNANINYGFNYKKGKDVWDNKIILAYGLTKTAGNTFYQKTDDRIELSSLYGKKATEFWYYSAYLNFKTQFADGYKTAAQIDKISTFFSPAYLQAGPGALWKKSDNLKVNITPASARAIFVNSEFTTLGSAFGVEQGETYRFELGANIAAYYKFNAFENVSFENILNMYANYLEDVGNIDIDYTLNVAMKVNDYLSANIALQAIYDDNAVRAVQVREVFGLGFNYKF; encoded by the coding sequence ATGAAAAAAATTTCAGCATTAGCTCTATTATTGTGCGCAACGATCACTTTTGCTCAAGAAAAAGAAAGTAACTGGAAAAAAGGAGGTGTATTTACCCTATTATTCAATCAATCTGCTTACAATAAAGATTGGCAAGGAGGTGGAGTAAATAACATTGCTACCAATGCAAACATCAACTATGGTTTTAACTATAAAAAAGGGAAGGATGTATGGGATAACAAAATTATCCTAGCTTATGGTTTAACCAAAACTGCAGGAAATACTTTTTATCAAAAAACTGATGACCGTATTGAACTTTCATCTTTATATGGTAAAAAAGCTACTGAATTTTGGTACTACTCTGCTTATTTAAACTTTAAAACTCAATTTGCAGATGGTTACAAAACAGCAGCTCAAATTGACAAAATATCTACATTCTTTTCTCCAGCCTATTTACAAGCAGGTCCTGGTGCATTGTGGAAAAAATCTGACAACCTAAAAGTAAACATTACTCCTGCATCTGCTAGAGCTATTTTTGTAAACAGTGAATTTACAACCTTAGGAAGTGCTTTTGGTGTTGAGCAAGGTGAAACTTACCGTTTTGAATTAGGGGCAAACATTGCTGCATACTACAAGTTTAATGCTTTTGAAAACGTAAGTTTTGAAAACATCTTAAACATGTATGCTAACTATTTAGAAGATGTAGGAAATATTGATATTGACTACACTTTAAACGTAGCTATGAAAGTAAATGATTACTTATCAGCAAACATTGCTTTACAAGCTATTTACGATGACAATGCAGTACGTGCTGTACAAGTAAGAGAAGTATTTGGATTAGGATTTAACTATAAATTTTAA